DNA sequence from the Drosophila sechellia strain sech25 chromosome 3L, ASM438219v1, whole genome shotgun sequence genome:
AAACCTATATTTTCATTAACCTAAAGCGAGTTCTGTAaacaataagcaaataaattatcTACAAGTATTtattaactaattttaaatttcatcaTACATCAAGTAAGCAAAACTCTAGGTATATGTAAATCTGTATGGCAACCATGACCcagttttttaataataagtAATAAGCGCATTATGGAGATTaagttttttaaaatgttaagcTCCTTGTGGAtaagcatttttttttcagatATAAAcacaaagtgaaaaaaaacTGATTAGTTGTAAATTTTTTAAGCTTTATATACAGCAAGATTTTCAGTCACTTCTCTAAGCCGTTAATACCACATGTCTGGATGCTATTATATTATAGTTAAAGTTAGTTTTTATGTTTAACAGGGTAGTTAAGGCTTGTACCCCTAACATTTCCTCAAGTTTCACTCACCTGCCACATTTTGCAGGTGGTGCAGGAGTACGAGCGCGCGGTTATCTTCCGTTTGGGTCGTCTTATGCAGGGCGGTGCCAAGGGCCCAGGTGAGTACTCAGAATTGCAAATAGGGGTGGGCTGCAGGAGAGCGGCGGGGTAACGATTCTATGCAAATTTTAGTGCCGCTCGCCTGCGACATGAATTTGTGTTAATTGCTGCACTTGCTCCAAATTAGCGACTCTGGGGCGGCTCTCAGTCCGTGTGCTCTGCTTTTGTGCTCCCATTCCGAGGGAGGAAGAGATTAGCCGAATCGAGGCGAACTTCTGCCACAGTCATGACACTAGTTTGCATAATTTTTGTGAAGAAGTTCCTAGACCAAGGAAAGCACTACAAACAAAGGCGTTGATATTCATGTAAAATCAACAATATTAACTTTCAcaatatattcaaaataaataatcaataaaatattttaactaaCAGAAAAGCTAAGTTGTCTTTATATCGAATAACCtaagattttttttataaattattgtgGTGCTCTAATTTTTATGTCCCTGTTAGCCAGTGTAGTCCGTAACTCTTAGCGAGCGTTTAAAGCATTTCAACCGTAATTGCAGGTATCTTCTTCATCCTGCCCTGCATTGACTCCTATGCCCGTGTGGACTTGCGTACTCGCACATACGATGTGCCACCGCAGGAGGTAAGTTCCGGTGGCAGTTCCGGTTCCGGTTGATACCGAAAAAAGCAGTTGCAACCTGCAGTGGCAGCCACAAACATATGCTGCCGTCttcgatgttgttgttgttgttttattaACCAGAAGTGGAAATCTTTTTAGTTTATGTACTTCAAAAAGTCCCCTCCaacccacaaacacacacgctaACACAAGACATTTTAAAACGATGCCAAGTAAAGCAGAAACCAATTAAACTTTTAGCTTTCGCCACAAGTTATTCCAGCCGACACGTTTGTTAACAAGAGATCTTTATACATATACTctcatatatgtatttttcggttgcattttcttgttttgtgTTCTGACCAAAAATAAAGGATAAGAAATATACACGGACACCATCACACAGATAAAAAGATACAGATTTTGGGCCCTGTTGGCGGAATCCGCAAGAGAAGCTTGGCTGAACACAGCCGGAATCTGAGTTGTTTTGTGGATTCTGCTGACAGGACACCCACACACATGGGTACCAAAAGCCACACAAACacccagacacacacacatacatgtaGACACAAGGATACAGGACGCGCAACTGGAGCGtgaattacgcatacgcaacgtTGCCTTCTCGTTTCTTTGACTTTTTCCCCCTCGTTCTTGTTGTCGTCGCATGTCACGGTGTTTACTTTTAGTTTCTACTTTCTTCTTCGttcgtttggtttttttttcggttttgatTTTCTTCCCAATGCAGCCTCTCTATCTGTGTGTCTTCCTGCTCCCCCTCTATATACATtctatattcatatatttatatctatgTCTATGGCTATCTATATCTATTAACGTATCTATCTCCACTTTCCAACCAGCTAAGAACCCCCCTTTCTTACCACTATTATACAAAAACAGCATCATCAAGAGTAAAGCGAAAGAAAACCATTTTTGTTGACCACATTTAtagtttatttaattgtttttcccttccatttcgagTGGCTGCAGTccattttgttttataaaacgagaaaaagaaaattgtGGTTCTAACACccacaaacgcacacacatacacattgCTCTCTCTActctcgttgttgttgttgttggtagtCTTGTTGtatcctatatatatatatattttaaatactttgTATGGTACTTGTTGTCGTATTGAAGTTGAACAATGTTGcagaatttttattattattgccatTGGTGTGCACTCAACCCACACCCACAACTCACACATATACAGAGGTAGGACTCACCTTGccctcactcacacacacatagtgCTACACAGGAGTCCCATCCAGATACGCGCTCCATTTATTTTTGGGAATTTTTCATCCTTTAGTTCGCTTACTTGATCTTTTATTGCAATCAAGCCAAAGCCAGCCCAGAAAAACCCCCTACCCATTTCTCATTTTTACCTGTGCATATTTCATTGTTCACTTGGCAGACTTAAATGAAATATGGAGCGGTGAAAAAAGCGAGGCTAAAGTGAATTTTAAGATAGAAGTAATGGTAACTGGTTCGATTTCAATCCGCTGGCTTTTTTAACATCTTGCTGACGTCACGTGAAGCAAACTCACACTCACATACAGAATCTCACACACCAAAGACAAAAATACCCcgtttttattagttttttcgttttttgcaTATCCGCCAGCATTCTCATGTTCCATTTGAGTTTGTTCGGTTTTTTGTGTAAATCGCATGAAGGCCACTGCAGCAAGGatgaacaaaaaataagaagaaaaaatgaaaaaatcccCCAAAGCCATCTCGATGACGATGTTATTATTCACAAACACCAAAAGACACATACAAGCCCAGATTTACAAACACATTCACCCGAAAATCTCCCTTTTAAGTGAATACGAAATGCGATTTTTGCGCATCATTTCGTTTCACTTTCATTTTggatttgttttcattttgaatCGTATCGTAATCGTTATCGTAATCGTATTTAGTTTTTGATGTCTTTTGAACATTAACTTCAAGTTATTACAATTTGCATAGTTAAAGCTCTAATTGTCTCCTGCAATTAGGAATGAAAAACccaacaaaaaattgaaaacaaagaaaataaataaaaaaaaaatagttcaaAGCAAAAGTGCCAGAATGCATATCAACTGAAAATTCTACCTCTCTCTATCTATCTGTCTCGCTCTCTGTGTTCAGCCGAGCACCACATATGCATATTCAAAACGAATTGGTGGGCGGGGGCGGGGCAAAACCACAAAAGAACTGTACGCATTACGCATTGGCTCTCTctctcacacgcacacataacccctctatctctatctctctccACCACTATCTCTCTATCCCTCTCTGTGTGTCACTCACTGTCTGTCTCTATCTCTGTCTGtccaaaaagaaaacttgATGAAGAAATGAATGTCAAATGTTTGTTCACTGAACACAGGGTGCAGCACTCACACAAACTCGAGTCCCAGGACACGCACACAAAGACAGCAACACCGGAATACAGAAAAAAAGCAACAGAAATTGTAGGTCTTGCGTAGCTTAAAATGCAAGTGGAACCCCATTAGAAACCCAACAAAAACATTCTCAATTGCACTTCCTCCCACCAAACAAATTATAATCTGGTTATCTATACCTCTCTCTGTCTACTACATCTGTCTTGCTCACTCTCCTGCTAAGCAGTCACAAACCGATCTCTCACTGTCTCTCTATCTCTGTCTAAACTATCTATATGTCTCTGCCTCTATCTGACTGTCTATCTTACCTAAGCTCTATATATTAACTATATAACTACCTCTCTCTGTCTctatatatctacatatatattgattttgttttatgaGCTACGTAAGTTTTGTTTAGCAAACCTTATATAAGaaccgaaaccaaaaactACTTACAATTACCAAAGAAATCCCCCAAAACAAATCACACGAAAAGAAATTTACTATCGAAATGCACTGACTTGATAAACCCCCACTCTCCCCTGTTCGGTTAAGCGTTCGAATAATTTTTGAGAGCAtgctaaatatatattttcataaatgtCTATTCTAAAAAGCTTTCTAACTGTCTTAAACGAAAAAGAAACCAAACAAACCATACCAAAAACCAGATACCACAGATTGTTTATAAATGTTGGTACAGActggaaaacaaaagtataaaatcaaaatataagTAAACAACACGGGATATAACACTCACACAAAGCACACACAGACATCAAACATTCGTCATTTAGATCACACgctcacaaacacacacgaacaGCTTTTAGTTTTAACCAACATagtcaccaccaccaccacccccccaaatgaaaaaaataacCAACCAGCCCCGTCcaaaaagaacaacaacaaaatatgtATTGTACAACTAACTAATTAAATCGTtacaatttgatttgtttgagCACAAGCGAAAGGACGCACCCCTCCCAATATAAAATGCAAGAACACATTGTATATATGCGATATATATATGCGCACAgcgaatatacatatatacatataatgtCGAGTTCATCTATGTGTGTTTTGCGTGGTTTAAGCTGTTAAAAAGTGGTAACTCAACTCCTGCACGCATGCaggccaaaaagccaaaagccaGAGCAttagaccaaaaaaaaaaaaaaaaacaaaagctaaatgCGCCGCCCGCCCGCCAAAACGCGCTAGATTCGCAGCAGTTATAGTGACGATATAGTAGTTAAATATAGTATATGGACATTAAGCTAGAGCAAGTCCAGCATcacagcatcagcatcagtaGTTGCCCCATAGACTAGGAAATAGATTACTATAGATACTATAGCTTAAAGAAGAGAACTATACTTTCAACTAAAACTCACTGTGACCTCTTTAAACTGTCGCTCTATCTAACACTCTAACTCAGTTGTAGTCGCTAGCAACTGAAGGACATTTTCAGTTGAGTCCCAATGCGATgattaaacttaaatttcaaTGCTGACACAAATTCGCAGCATAAACTGTGCAAATTGTAATAAGTAACCAAATTGTGTTTAATTGATAACTCATTAGTTTAGGCGTTACAGTGTATAAACTATTGTttggaattttcatttcattcactTCCGATTACCCTTCTCTATCTATCTGTATCTCTGCTCTTGTTTCCATGGTTTCATCATTGATTCCTGAACGTTTGCTCATTCAATTCTATTCCGTAAAATGCAATGAACGAGCGACTTATATCCCACCCACTCAGCACCACTCCACTCCGCCTAAAACACAAAACCAaccaccaaccacccaccgcccaatCGCCACCCCCTAACTAAGCCAACCAACTATTGTTCGAAATAATAAGCCATTGTTCGAGCCAAATTGATTTAGAGCTTTGTTCATGgacagcaggcagcaggcttTGGATGTTCGAACGGCATTCATAATGAAGTGAATAGTGCATGATTATGAGAAGGTATGCAGTGCGAAAGCCTGATATTTTTCAATAGAATGCACACAAAGCCCAATTGAATTTGTAGATTATTTGTTTAAGCCTGCGCTTGGTAGTAATCAAAGCCACCTAATTGAAGGATGTGAATCTCTGACATGCTTGCAAGCAAATGTGCAAGCTGAAAGTTaatcatacgcactgttgccctagattcaaataaaatttaatatctCAGATGGAATGGCatgaaaacaaatgaaattaggtgaacaaaaTAACATGCTGTGCTAAGAGGATAACAGAATTAATATCATAAAACAAAGCTTTATGACTGAAATATAACGTATACGCACCGTATAGACATTCATAAAACTCCTTTATTACCTCTCTTTAAAGTTTGCAAGCAAtagctcaattttcaagtgaGAACCATAGCAAACAGAATAAGTCTTGGCAAATTCAAATGCATAACTGGATTTGCAGAAATATTTCCGACCTTGTCTTTTAGCTTttcctccagctgctgctgctcacaTTTCAGTTGATTCACATGCAAAGTGCTAGAGATTTTCCTAGCCCAAAAGTTCACCGCCCAAAGTCTGGGCATGGAAAGCCTCGAAACTGGCCGAGTGGAAACGATGACActaaacaacattgacaccaCAGCTTCAGCTTTGTGGAGAGGCCGTAAAAAGCGGTCTAGACTACGGCGAACAATGTTTGGGCAGGTCATAAAACGTAAAGCGCTCCGTCGTTGAGGGAGCAACTTTTTACCACTGGTATATATGGACTTGTGTGTGCCAGCGCCGGCAGATAGTTGGGCATAAGTTTAGCCAACTCTTAGAGGAaaggaactataaaaataaaatttcgaGAATTCGATTTGGGCATCATGACCCGAGGCTGACACCATTGGGGCAGGGCCAGTAAACTTGCGGTCATGATGGAATAATCCAAGCACGGGCAACCGGAAACTTGTACATAAACCGCCCACGACCCCCCACCACATCTCTCTGATCCCAAAATAAGCCCTTGCAACACTATCTTTCTCCCAATAGAATGTAAGACCTTTTCTACAAACGATTTAATGCTATTGGTTCTTCAGTTTGATTAGCTCTTCAGTTTCGTACTTCAGTTTCAGCTTATCGTTTGTGCCGTTTACACGTGTActtgtataatttgtttaactTCCCCACTAACTGTACATTAACTTATACACTGTAACCCCAAGCTCTTGGGTTTGCTTCACGTATCGTCATTGCGCAGATGATCGAATCCCACTCGAGCACATAAAACTTGTGCCGGCAAATTGCTAGGATAAAGTTCGCTGAATGCGAAACAATGCGAAAAGACTTTGGGACTTTTGGGATGCACAGATACACGGATACAcattcaaatgcaaaatgcaaatgcaaatccaAATGCACAGACTCAGATGCAATAATCAAAATGAAAAGATGAAAAAAGCACtgcctttgtgtgtgtgctttgtgAGTTTGTGTGTCTTTCGCCATTGTCTGTCCTTCCGTCGGTCTGTGGCAAAAGTTTGCACTCCCTGCACTTAGTTCTATTAGAGAAAAGCGACCCGGCCAAAAGAAGCCAGCGACGTTCAAGTCAAGTGCATTCGCATTATACCACTCTCCTTGTCGGCCATAAAGTGCACAGCACAACTGGCCAACCActgatacagatacaaaatgCTTAGCTTATCACCAAAGTACCACCcacatgtgtatatatatacgaaTGGTATCTGTATATACGCACATCTCTTTACTTCTGTGAATGTGTTTGTTGGCAACAATAACaagcgaataataaaaataactaaCAGACCAACTACAACAATAGCAGGAACAATAGAGAAAGCAAAAAGCAAATGTccccaaaccaaaaaaaaatacccaCTGCATCTTGTAGGTTCTCACAAAGGATAGCGTTACGGTTTCGGTGGATGCAGTGGTTTACTATCGGGTATCAAATGCGACCGTCTCTATCGCGAACGTGGAGAATGCTCACCATTCGACCAGGCTACTGGCACAGACTACTCTACGAAACACAATGGGAACTCGGCATTTGCATGAGATACTCAGCGAGCGTATGACGATTTCCGGCACAATGCAGGTGAGTTCAAAACAGTTGACAGTTGCCAGTTGGCCCGGCCCGCCAACAAGCTCTCTCCCTCTCCAAAGAATCTAGCGACTTCGTCGAGCTGCTTCCTCTAATTTACTTAGTCTACCGGCACAATGAAATACACATAGGGAAAAAGTCATCGAGAATTAATTAGCCgcatttaaaattccaatGATACTAACTTTTATTAAgactttttcaaaaatatattgctTCGAACCGAACATATTAAAAATTGGATGCTGTTTGCAACTGTACAAAATTGTATCAAGATTTGCTTTTCCACGTTGTACAACCACTTGTACAACCATATATGTTCTACGTTGGGCGCCACTAACGAGAGCATCGTCATAAAGCACTCGATCCAGTTTATTATGTGAAAAAGACCAGAGAAGTCTTAAATTTTAATCTTCTGTCCCATCTTAATGTAAgtccaaatatttttttgcgtGCACAGGAAACGGGAAAATCCACGCAGAATAAATGCAGCTACTTGCCAGTCCCTTCTGCTGACAGATGACATTTAAGCTTCTGCTCCTAATTATGCAGCATAAACCTTAAAGTTTTGCGGTGGAACTCCGCTGGCGAAATATTAATTGCGAAATTTAACAGCTGCCAAAGGCGATATGTCTGTCTGCCGTCCGTGCCTGGCATGAAAATAATCTCGGAGCCAAAGCGTTTTTTCATCGCAATGTACAAATTGAAAAGGCATCGGGGAGGCGATGGTGGTAGAGTTACGAGCCGCATATCTTAGCAGCTGCCAACTTAACCCAAATTCTATGGCAAGCCCGGCAACGGgtcgttttatttatttattttccatgcCATATGAAAAATAGTTCAAAATCAGGAGAAAATCTCGAGCATCACCATCAGCGGCAGCCGCTGGTGCACGTCGATGTGCGAACATGTGCAAAATGCCAAGTTGCCATGGCTGTGCGGCTCCATGGCTGCTTTCACTCCCCTCGACGATGCCAAGtgctgcatttttattttttcatttcaaGGATGCTGTACGACCCACAAACAATGTGCGGAAAAATGCACTAGGCCAGCGGAGAGGgtgaaagaaataaaagcaaaaccGAAACAAAACTGTTAACGACCTGAAAAACGCgtgtaaacaaaaactaatGTATTTTTACTGCTATTTCTCACACGACTCATCCGCCTCGAAACCAACAAAACCGCCTAACCCAATTCACCAACCAACGACTGCACCCACCTCAACTACCTGGCCTGCTCCAATCATAAACAGGTTCAACTCGACGAAGCCACCGATGCCTGGGGCATCAAAGTTGAACGTGTGGAAATGTAAGTAGCACAGCTTTTTTAccccccccacacacacacacaacacttGCAGTGGCAACCTGGAAAAGTTTCTATGTCAAGCTATAAAAGTAATGTTATAAACGTTTCACCTCGCCAAGTCGAAGTTGATGTGCTCCAAAGGATATTGTGAGCATTGCTTTTCGGTGCTACTTTCGGGATGATTTCTCTAAAGGGAATGGATTAGTTTCAATGCTTGCGAATTTGATTCCTCACTTTGGGTCACTTGTGAAGAGGAAAACGAGAAAATTGAGAGTCATTTAAACTATAGTAGAGGTGGCTAATTTTTAGATCAAGATCTTTTCAAATAGGTCTGCTAGAATTTATTGTGTTAAAAAACAATTcgttaaatgtattttaataaCTATTCCGTATTTATTAAGCTATATTCCATTTAACTTTAACTGATAAATCGAAAGAACCCCTATAATAACGTTATGAAACTCTAGTACGCCCCCTCATTTCTGCTGACTAGTGTCTCTCGAGTCTGCCGAAATCCCCAGCTTatataacatttaaattgGCTAGTTTGAGCCCCGCAAACATTATCGTAGTCCCTGCAAGGCCACAGCACTCGAGTTTGTTGGttatttgctttatttgttATACCATTTTTCCGGGCATTTATCACAATAACGCTGCCTGATGGGCGGAGCTGGCTGCTGCCCTTTGTCTGCTGTCACCGAGGCCctgttgttttaatttattatttgccaCTCGCGGGTGGAGAGGGGGCACATGGCTACTTTGTCAGCTTCACTTTTTCGCAGTGTCAAGTGTTTTGACGTTGGCATGTCAAATGCTCGTACAGGGCCAACACAATATGGCGGAGTGGAGgagcctgctgctgctgctgctgctgctgttggtgtgTTGGCCATGTTGAAACAGCTGCAACAACTTGACGCCCTGTCGCTTGTTGTTGGTCGTATTATTGTTGCTGTAGCTGTGGCTATGTTGCGGCTGCTACCTTTTTTGCCCCCCtttctgcaaaaaaaaactccCACTTCTTCATCTGGTAAAAGTTGGCCGATTTGCGATGAAAACGATTTCATTTTATGGCAGTTgttgaatatttcattattGCACCTCACTTCTTCTTCGCCGGCTTTGTTGTGATATTGATCAGATGGTTTATAACTTCCTCAAATGGCCAATAAAATGATGCGAGAAATTGTGGTGTTTAAATTCAAGACAAATAGAgcgatataaatattatttgataAATTTAACATCACGGCTCGCTGgtcataaaaaatgttttccaaGACCACATTTGAATTAAAGATGCGCCATTGAGCTGAGTGCCATTAGCATACAGCTCCGCACATTTCAGTTGAtagctttaaatttaaaagcgCTGAGGACAAACGCTCGACAAGATACATTTTACCAGTCTAAATGGGAAGTTCAAGCTCCGTCGTACGCACTTGTGCACTGAAAAATGAAATCCAGGAGTTTCATATATGATCTCGTTTGGTCTTAAAAATGAATTTAGAATGGCTAGTCTGAATATAGGGGAAAAGAGATTAGGGAGTAaatttttctgagtgcagATGCTTTGCGGGTAAAAAATAGCACTAGCTTTGAGTTAGGAGTATTTCCGAATCTGCAAGTCACGACGGCTAATCTCATTTTATCCAACGACCGAGCAGCAAGGACGTGCGTCTGCCGGTGCAACTGCAACGTGCCATGGCCGCGGAGGCAGAAGCCGCACGGGAAGCCCGCGCCAAAGTCATCGCCGCCGAAGGAGAACAGAAGGCGTCGAGGGCTCTTCGCGAGGCGTCCGAGGTGATTGGCGATTCGCCGGCTGCCCTCCAACTGCGCTACCTTCAGGTGAGTTCCTTATCGGTGATTTGGCGGCGATTTAATACTGATTTATGCGCTTAAACCACTGCAGACACTCAACACCATATCTGCGGAGAAGAACTCGACGATTGTGTTCCCGCTGCCCATCGATTTAATAACATATTTCCTGAAGACCAACGAGGCCACAACGCAGCAAAATGCCCGAGCAGCTGCGGCAGCAATTGGCAACACACCGCCCCCATTGCAACTGGcaccgcagcagcagatgcagcagcaacagccgcagtaccaacagccgcagcagcagcagcagcagtaccaaccgcagcagcaacaacagcagcagcagcaacagccgcagcagcaggatcaACTCTatcagcaggggcagcagatCTCATCAGCCATGTAAATCAGCTTAAGATCACAAAAGGTTCGGCTTTGTCGACTCTAAAATGTCCTGCACAATGTTTGAAGAATATCCTTCTAACGAGATGGCATAAAAATACTTCAGGAATATGTATCATATATGCATTTCCTTTAAAGAAATGCACATCCAAATATCGATAGAAAAAATTGTAACTGAACAGGCTTTTTCTGCAGTCGAAAATATTGCTTCATTTTCAAAGGCTGGGTAACTCTGACGACCAACTTAAAAATGTGTATCTCAAATCCCCATATCCCTTTTCCCTGAGCTGCACATTTTGAGTTACTATCCTTTAGGAAATGAAAGCTGGCTATGTAATTTTTGTTAGGGAATGTAATGTAATGCATTTTTCTGGGCTTTTTAAGCAGCAACTCGAAATAAAATTGTGCAGAGCGTTTCAACATAAAAACcaagaacaaaaaaaacaaccaaCGGAAACAACGATTCAAAAGAATCAAAAATCTTAGTTCATAACACCGATAAGTGCGATTCGAATGCGTTAGTCGACTGCAGATCCTTCAAGAAGGAAACGAGGGATCTGAGGTCAAatagatacaaagatacaaacCTAGACTAGTTTCATACGAGGCGATAATAGAGTTTAATATTTGTAGCTTTACGACCAGAGGACGCAAttctaaatattaaatgtagGAACTAGCGGTGCAACTCAAGTTTAGCacacaacacaaaaatcaaagtAAAATCCTTACTATTAAAATCACACCATATGATGTGCGGTCGTTCAAGTGAAAATTCTAAAACCAACCAGTTTTGAAAGTCTTGAATTATGAAATTTGAAATAGTCAAAAATGGTTGGTTTGGTTTTGTCTTTTCACGAA
Encoded proteins:
- the LOC6610804 gene encoding band 7 protein CG42540 isoform X9, giving the protein MSLSSRNAILHTQAKHSHGFLYSDEEISDKASTCGKLLIFLSVALVIMTLPFSLFVCFKVVQEYERAVIFRLGRLMQGGAKGPGIFFILPCIDSYARVDLRTRTYDVPPQEVLTKDSVTVSVDAVVYYRVSNATVSIANVENAHHSTRLLAQTTLRNTMGTRHLHEILSERMTISGTMQVQLDEATDAWGIKVERVEIKDVRLPVQLQRAMAAEAEAAREARAKVIAAEGEQKASRALREASEVIGDSPAALQLRYLQTLNTISAEKNSTIVFPLPIDLITYFLKTNEATTQQNARAAAAAIGNTPPPLQLAPQQQMQQQQPQYQQPQQQQQQYQPQQQQQQQQQQPQQQDQLYQQGQQISSAM
- the LOC6610804 gene encoding band 7 protein AGAP004871 isoform X6, which encodes MVEEFLEKLPEIDTRYEDIVPMEQVSSMVSNGGGSVAMQRDDEYRNRIMKNTQAKHSHGFLYSDEEISDKASTCGKLLIFLSVALVIMTLPFSLFVCFKVVQEYERAVIFRLGRLMQGGAKGPGIFFILPCIDSYARVDLRTRTYDVPPQEVLTKDSVTVSVDAVVYYRVSNATVSIANVENAHHSTRLLAQTTLRNTMGTRHLHEILSERMTISGTMQVQLDEATDAWGIKVERVEIKDVRLPVQLQRAMAAEAEAAREARAKVIAAEGEQKASRALREASEVIGDSPAALQLRYLQTLNTISAEKNSTIVFPLPIDLITYFLKTNEATTQQNARAAAAAIGNTPPPLQLAPQQQMQQQQPQYQQPQQQQQQYQPQQQQQQQQQQPQQQDQLYQQGQQISSAM
- the LOC6610804 gene encoding band 7 protein CG42540 isoform X10; translation: MSLSSRNAILPDEEISDKASTCGKLLIFLSVALVIMTLPFSLFVCFKVVQEYERAVIFRLGRLMQGGAKGPGIFFILPCIDSYARVDLRTRTYDVPPQEVLTKDSVTVSVDAVVYYRVSNATVSIANVENAHHSTRLLAQTTLRNTMGTRHLHEILSERMTISGTMQVQLDEATDAWGIKVERVEIKDVRLPVQLQRAMAAEAEAAREARAKVIAAEGEQKASRALREASEVIGDSPAALQLRYLQTLNTISAEKNSTIVFPLPIDLITYFLKTNEATTQQNARAAAAAIGNTPPPLQLAPQQQMQQQQPQYQQPQQQQQQYQPQQQQQQQQQQPQQQDQLYQQGQQISSAM
- the LOC6610804 gene encoding band 7 protein CG42540 isoform X1 translates to MPDSMMDMEHRDHQLHRQQQQSHHHQPPRLTASTSTFAPPAPAGSQSEERDRDRDRERDHHLHHHQSNNVASSPLPVTASIQLHQQQPQQQQQQQPLTQLQQPQLREREHHQQQQQQQQQQMMQQPQQQQQMQQPQQQLPHSHHALMQQSQQQQAIHRAEARRDTQAKHSHGFLYSDEEISDKASTCGKLLIFLSVALVIMTLPFSLFVCFKVVQEYERAVIFRLGRLMQGGAKGPGIFFILPCIDSYARVDLRTRTYDVPPQEVLTKDSVTVSVDAVVYYRVSNATVSIANVENAHHSTRLLAQTTLRNTMGTRHLHEILSERMTISGTMQVQLDEATDAWGIKVERVEIKDVRLPVQLQRAMAAEAEAAREARAKVIAAEGEQKASRALREASEVIGDSPAALQLRYLQTLNTISAEKNSTIVFPLPIDLITYFLKTNEATTQQNARAAAAAIGNTPPPLQLAPQQQMQQQQPQYQQPQQQQQQYQPQQQQQQQQQQPQQQDQLYQQGQQISSAM
- the LOC6610804 gene encoding band 7 protein CG42540 isoform X2 → MPDSMMDMEHRDHQLHRQQQQSHHHQPPRLTASTSTFAPPAPAGSQSEERDRDRDRERDHHLHHHQSNNVASSPLPVTASIQLHQQQPQQQQQQQPLTQLQQPQLREREHHQQQQQQQQQQMMQQPQQQQQMQQPQQQLPHSHHALMQQSQQQQAIHRAEARRADEEISDKASTCGKLLIFLSVALVIMTLPFSLFVCFKVVQEYERAVIFRLGRLMQGGAKGPGIFFILPCIDSYARVDLRTRTYDVPPQEVLTKDSVTVSVDAVVYYRVSNATVSIANVENAHHSTRLLAQTTLRNTMGTRHLHEILSERMTISGTMQVQLDEATDAWGIKVERVEIKDVRLPVQLQRAMAAEAEAAREARAKVIAAEGEQKASRALREASEVIGDSPAALQLRYLQTLNTISAEKNSTIVFPLPIDLITYFLKTNEATTQQNARAAAAAIGNTPPPLQLAPQQQMQQQQPQYQQPQQQQQQYQPQQQQQQQQQQPQQQDQLYQQGQQISSAM